Proteins encoded within one genomic window of Streptomyces kaniharaensis:
- a CDS encoding DegT/DnrJ/EryC1/StrS family aminotransferase has protein sequence MIPPFRTEFTTAQKADFLTAAAGIVDSGRLTLGPYTRRLETAFTATAGTQYAIAVSSGTTAIEITLRALGLTGADILVPANTNYATAEAVLRAGARPVLYDAGLAATLDAIDAARTPATRAVILVHLGGHITPDLDKITDYCTTHNLLVVEDAAHAHGSSTGGRPAGSLGAAAAFSTFATKILTTGEGGLITTDDPHLADLARQYRDQGKNEDGHNTVFGSAWRLPELSAALGLVQLTTTPTPMQRAHDLLRTYAQRIRHPQVSVPFEPGHRYSGHKAIIQLPSRTLRDHLRRHLTAAGITPARGVYDNPLHHQPALGLTGAYPLADHFADTHLCLPLWLGLTPDQQHRVIDTVNAWNPPAA, from the coding sequence AGAAGGCCGACTTCCTCACCGCCGCCGCCGGCATCGTCGACAGCGGCCGCCTCACCCTCGGCCCCTACACCCGCCGCCTCGAAACGGCCTTCACCGCGACCGCCGGCACCCAGTACGCGATCGCGGTCTCCTCCGGCACCACCGCCATCGAGATCACCCTGCGCGCCCTCGGCCTCACCGGCGCCGACATCCTCGTCCCCGCGAACACCAACTACGCCACCGCCGAAGCCGTCCTGCGTGCCGGTGCCCGCCCGGTCCTGTACGACGCCGGACTCGCCGCCACCCTCGACGCGATCGACGCCGCCCGCACCCCGGCCACTCGCGCCGTCATCCTCGTCCACCTCGGCGGCCACATCACCCCCGACCTCGACAAGATCACCGACTACTGCACCACCCACAACCTCCTGGTCGTCGAAGACGCCGCCCACGCCCACGGCTCCAGCACCGGTGGCCGCCCGGCCGGTTCCCTCGGCGCCGCCGCCGCGTTCTCCACCTTCGCCACCAAGATCCTCACCACCGGCGAAGGCGGCCTCATCACCACCGACGACCCCCACCTCGCCGACCTTGCCCGCCAGTACCGCGACCAGGGCAAGAACGAGGACGGCCACAACACGGTCTTCGGCAGCGCCTGGCGCCTGCCCGAACTCTCCGCCGCCCTCGGCCTCGTCCAGCTCACCACCACCCCCACCCCCATGCAGCGCGCCCACGACCTCCTGCGCACCTACGCCCAGCGCATCCGCCACCCCCAGGTCTCCGTCCCCTTCGAACCCGGACACCGTTACAGCGGCCACAAGGCGATCATCCAACTCCCCAGCCGCACCCTGCGCGACCACCTGCGCCGCCACCTCACTGCGGCCGGAATCACCCCGGCCCGCGGCGTCTATGACAACCCCCTCCACCACCAGCCTGCCCTCGGCCTCACCGGCGCCTATCCCCTCGCCGATCACTTCGCCGACACCCATCTGTGCCTGCCCCTGTGGCTCGGTCTCACGCCCGACCAGCAGCATCGCGTCATCGACACCGTCAACGCCTGGAACCCGCCCGCCGCGTGA